In Oryza brachyantha chromosome 2, ObraRS2, whole genome shotgun sequence, a single window of DNA contains:
- the LOC102706814 gene encoding protein FAM32A: MSDYQNVVGGRLKLKGKALDVKEGGVKKKKKKKNHREESSEAGHGELQQGGRSEVPTDPNDQLTEADKMGEEENLQGDYDHLTPAERRYMEQKQKIDMQKLAKVSNKSHRDRIQDFNQYLANLSEHYDIPKVGPG, from the exons ATGTCTGATTACCAGAACGTCGTCGGGGGAAGGCTCAAGCTGAAAGGGAAGGCGCTAGATGTGAAGGAAGGGGGAgtcaagaagaagaaaaagaagaagaaccaCCGCGAGGAGTCGTCTGAAGCCGGGCACGGGGAGCTTCAGCAAG GTGGAAGGTCTGAAGTACCAACTGATCCTAATGATCAATTGACTGAAGCTGACAAGatgggagaggaagagaattTGCAAGGCGACTATGATCACCTCACACCCGCTGAGCGGCGTTACAtggagcagaagcagaagatTGACATGCAGAAGCTGGCCAAAGTATCCAACAAGTCACACAGGGACCGCATCCAGGACTTCAACCAATACCTGGCAAATCTCAGCGAGCACTACGACATCCCAAAAGTTGGCCCTGGTTAA
- the LOC102707092 gene encoding E3 ubiquitin-protein ligase CIP8-like translates to MANDSSFFSRSLLIPLAGGGGCSDDDDDYDEGPSASVSFPSFWPPFPALMSDSDSDVAFPPPHMDRCPPPQGTASAFFGLGFHDENDGDGEWAPPDEEGGEVGLPLCWDCLQLEEHDHQRWDLGANGDGDEWEQVGIRVVEEEEHEEAAASAAVRSLEWEVLLAANSLGGLVVDDADDADGGIDTFFLDDADDVLFGQLAAEAEPPAKGGRAAAKATVEGLPTVVVAEADAARGDAQCAVCKDGIEAGESARRLPCAHLYHDGCILPWLAIRNTCPLCRHELPTDDPEYERWKARRAAGGAAAMVTATGTIPFGNFQ, encoded by the coding sequence ATGGCGAATGATTCTTCCTTCTTCTCTCGCAGCCTCCTTAtcccgctcgccggcggcggcggctgctccgacgatgacgacgactaCGACGAGGGGCCGTCGGCCTCCGTGTCGTTCCCCTCCTTCTGGCCGCCGTTCCCCGCTCTTATGTCGGATTCCGACTCGGATGTCGCCTTCCCTCCTCCCCACATGGACCGCTGTCCTCCGCCGCAAGGAACTGCGTCGGCGTTCTTCGGGCTCGGTTTCCATGATGagaacgacggcgacggcgagtggGCGCCGCCGGACGAGGAGGGTGGGGAGGTGGGGCTGCCTCTCTGCTGGGACTGCCTGCAGCTGGAGGAGCACGACCACCAGAGGTGGGACCTCGgcgcgaacggcgacggcgacgagtggGAGCAGGTCGGCATCAGGGTggtggaggaagaggagcaCGAGGAGGCTGCGGCTtccgcggcggtgaggagccTGGAGTGGGAGGTGCTCCTGGCCGCGAACAGCCTCGGGGGCCTCGTCGTTGatgacgccgacgacgccgacggggGAATCGACACGTTCTTCCttgacgacgccgacgacgtgcTGTTCGGGCAGCtcgccgcggaggcggagcctCCCGCCAAGggcgggcgcgcggcggcgaaggccaCCGTGGAGGGCCTCCCGACCGTTGTCGTCGCGGAGGCCGATGCGGCCCGCGGCGACGCGCAGTGCGCAGTGTGCAAGGACGGCATCGAGGCCGGCGAGAGCGCCAGGAGGCTGCCCTGCGCGCACCTCTACCACGACGGCTGCATCCTGCCGTGGCTCGCCATCCGCAACACGTGCCCGCTGTGCCGCCACGAGCTGCCCACCGATGACCCCGAGTACGAGAGGTGGAAGGCGAGgcgggccgccggcggcgcggcggcaatGGTGACGGCGACAGGTACAATACCATTTGGCAACTTTCAATGA